The region TGGGCATTTTAGTTAAAAATagataaaatacagaaaagataatgtaaataaaatgttaagctAGAGATTAGTGACACAAggatatgaaatgaaaataccaCGGGATAAACacaaaattatttgaataacAATCATTTGTAAACTTTATATATACAGGAAATATCAGGGTTGGTGTGTGGGAGTACAATATCAGTTAAGTTTGTGTGAGGGTTTACTGTAGTCTAGTGTTTGTGCAGTACAGTCGATACTACATGATTATGCACAAATGCATAATCGAGTATCTGTTTGAAATTAGTCAGTTTTGGTTGACAGTGTTATGGCTTGGGGGTGTAGGCAGTGCTTGATCCAATCGGTTACagacttgaaaaaaaaaagaaaaagaaaacagtctATGACTTGGGTGGCTGGAGTCAATTGTGAAGCATTCCTCTGGCACCACCTGGTGTAGAGATCTTGGATGACAGGCCTCCAAGCATTTTAGGGTTATGTAGTTGCCGTACCAAACGACAACCCCAAACATGCACCTCTCAAGGGCTCCCAGTTTTGAGTGAGCTTAGTGGACGGTTTGTAGCCAGCCCTCACTATCTGGAGGTGAACTCTGGATATCCAGGACCCAGACAAACACGGGGGTGttcagtcccagggtcctgagctgaGTGAAGAAATTGTATGACACtatggtgttgaatgctgagTAGTGTTTGATCAACACACATAATTCCTAATTGTGGAAGCTTGACTCCTATTTGCTCTTCCTTAATGCTCAGACTCTGTACATTTTAACTAACTAAACATCCATATTCTCCAGTCTGATGTGTAAATATTGAACTATCTTATCTTTATTTGCTTTATAGACTATTTCTATTGGTATTTCCTCAATATTTACTAATACTATTTATTTCAAGTGCATTTACGCTGATATTCTATTGTTGTTGATCTGTTGTGAGGTAACTTAAAAGTAAGCACTTAATTAAATATACTGTTCATATAACAATTAAAACCTGAGGCCAATGTTGAGTGCAAGTGGGATTGTGTCGTCTGTGGATCTCTTGGGCCGGTATGGGTCCAGGATGTCCAGGCTGATGGTGATGATGTGAGCCATGAATAACCTTTCAAAGCAAACATAAGAACGTTGTAGTGGATATTCTTTTCCTTCTCCTTGAAATCAGCAGCTCTGACCTTTTAGCCTGTGCACATGTTGCCATCAATAAAAGGGATATAAGGACtgtgatatacagtacagtcaTGGGGATTATGTCATTGATGCGCTGAAGCCAGTGACTGCAGTGGTTAATTAGTCAATGTTTCGGCTGAATCTCTGGAACATTACCCTGTTTGTGCCTTGCAGCACCCGTTTCACCTGACCTCTTCCTTACTGAGCGCATCATCGGTACTTCCTGTTGAGTTTTTGTTCGAAGTAAGGAAGAAGTAGAACAGTCCTGGTTAGATTTGCCAAAGAGAGGAGGCGAGGTAGTCCTACAGCATCCACTGTAATGGAGTAAAGGCGAGTGTGTGGTCACTTCTAGTTGCACCATAGATTGTTTGTGTTGGGATGTAGACCatgacaaaaatacatttttagaacTCTTTGGAATATTGGTCTATAGCTTTACTATGAGTAATCTCAGATGAGAAAAAGTCTAGACTTTCTGAACATTAGAAGTCGTGCTCCAACTGTGGTTAACAAGATCTTACGAACCTATTGACCGTGTCCTTCCTTTATGTTCTACAGAACCTTGGATCCTACTGAACTATTCACCATGCTGTCCCTTTATATTTCACAGGATCGTATGTGGCGTAAAACCAGGAAGCCTAACCCTGGCTCTTCCTGTGTTGGGGTGGACCCCAACCGGAACTGGGATGCTGGTTTTGGAAGTAGGCTGGCTTCTGTTGGCTTCTTAAACTGTTTTGTGACCTATTTGTAGCCCAGGTTTttcctgaaatgaaaatggttgAACACTTCAGTGTGATGGTGAAAATGAGGGCAGACAAGCTGTTTAACTATGTTGTCAAAGAATTCAGGTCTCTCTGACTGATAGGGTTAAAGGGCAGACAGTTGAAACGGAGGAGCGTCTGTGTCGTGGATGGACTGTCCCTGGTCTGATGGTTGTATTCTTCCATATGTTTTACAAGCCACTGGTTCTAGCAATGACCCCTGCCAACAGACTTACCGTGGACCCATGCCTCACTCGGAGCCTGAGGTCAAGGCCATCGTGGACTTTGTCAAGTCACACGGCAACTTGAAGGCCTTCATCGACCTCCACAGCTACTCCCAGAGGCTCATGTACCCATATGGCTACACCAAAAACCCATGCAAGGATCAGAGGGAATTGGTGAGACTGCCCCAGCTCCGAAACAGTCTCAGCAATTGCTAATTGTATTTGAGGCAATATTACACCTTCACAGTATATTGTGAAACAAGGGGAAAACTCCATTTTAGTTATTGCACTGCGGGGGTCAGGTTTCAGCATACACAGAGGACATATATTTAGTCTGTTGAATACCTTGCGTTGTTCCAGGTTGTGCAGGTCTGTTGACATAATTTCACCCACAGCATGACCTGGCCAGGAAGGCCATAAGTGACCTGGCTACTCTGTATGGAACTCCATACACATACGGCAGCGTTATTACCACCATATGTGAGTAAAGGGGTCAGACCACAGCCTACGATCATTTACTTATTCAGAATACACTGTCTTTTACTCACATAATAAGGTCCAATACAGTCttttcatttgtacatttttacaatgcaTTTATTGTCCACTAGATCAAGCCAGAGGCATCACCATTGACTGGGCCTACAACCAGGGCATCAAGTACTCCTACACCATGGAGCTGAGAGACACTGGTCGCTATGGTTTCCTACTGCCAGCCAATCAGATCATCCCCACCGCAGAGGAGACTTGGCTGGGTCTGAAGACCATCATGAGTTACACCAAGGATAATACTAAATAGAGTTCACCATGACAACAGCAGCAATATGTCCACAAATGTAGTGATTTTATGACACTGTAAATGTCTTGATTACATTTTCTACTGTTGTGTACAGTATCTGGTCCAGGCTGGTCATGACACCTACCTACAAGTCCACTAGAGTCAAAGACTTGATCTTGGCTTGCTTACCGGATTTTTCAAGCAATAAGTGACATTAAATTGGCTCAAAAGGGAAAACCTGtatcaaaatgtacattgtgcattttatttaacatagaaaatacaaaaaaataacaactgacattttatttcctttcaaaCAATGGATGATACGGTTTGAAAGAAAAGTATGTCTTTATGATCAGAAAGTTTCAAATGAATTTACAGTTTCACACAGGCAGATCACCGATCCTCACACAAACAGACCAGGCTTCAGCCAGAAAAGATTATTGCACCCCTCAAAAGCACAACTTTTCAGTTAGAGCGCTTATCTTCATCTCAAGAGCAACCAATGACATCTAAGACAACAACCTTTAAACCAATAGGCCGGAGACtcaagacaaaaacacaaatactgtttcacattttcttttcaaatggatCGGATGTAGCAAGGTTCTCCTATCTAAATTCGCATGAGTACTATCCCGTAGTGCCCTCTTCATCAATGTGACGTCGCTGTAGGTTACAAGACGCATGCCACCACCAAGTCCTTGACTGCAAACACATAGTGCTTTCGTGACACTCCATGTAACATCAGCACATTCCAAAGAAGGTTGATCACTAGGCAAAGACAATGTAACATCAAAAATAGCATCTTCTAAGTTGGAAAATAGAGAATCTGTTTGATCAAATTTTTAACTTTCCCATATAAATACGGTTTAAAAGGCATCTGATACACAATACATTATCCCTACAGTTAAAAATATGTTCAGTGAATGCCCTAAAACAACAGTACACACTTCTGGTTATTTGGAACGTGCAACATAAGATATTATCTGTTGCACTTTCGTGATATGACATATAGAAAATTAGTGTTGAGAGAGACAAACTAGAAAAATGTCAAGATGAAGTGCTGGAAACCAGTGACTGGAATCACCAACAGATCAAGGAGGAATGGCTCATGAATTAAGCACAATATACGAGAtaacaatatatttacatatctTATTCAGTGCAGAGCAAAATCACCTTATGATCACACTCAATTACTTTTCTTGTATTCACTGCACGTCCGGTCAAATCTACAGCAAAACGTATATTTTCCTGTACAGGAAAACTGTTATAGAGAACCCTTTACTAGGCCTCTTAAAAGTGGACGGAGGTACCAGACTCCACCTGGAAGACCCGGATTGTGCATTAACAGCTCTGCTCACGATGTAGTGACAATCACTGTAAATTAGCAGACAATCCGTTGAATCCCAGGATGATGCCGAACCCAGCAGGTCTTGTGCCCCTGAGGAGTGGAGCTGAGCACCCGGGCCAAGGTGGAGACTCCGTtcacagagggggaggggcacagcagcggtggtagtgaaattatttatttaggtTTGACTGTTGAGGGGTGGGAGAGAAAGGCTGATTGTTATTTCCACGGCCGGCTGCTCTGGGATCTGGCAGGTTCAGAGCCGGCCAGGGAGGACGCCCGTACACTCCGAGCGCTGGACGACTTAGACTGGGCACTGCCGGCGGACGAGCGGCTGCTGAGCCGGCCTGGGACAGGCACACAGAGACAGCAATCAGTGAGAAGTAACCAGGACTTACTATCTCTACATGTCGGACTAGTACTCCGTTAGTCGCCTGTTGGTCACCGAACAAATCAAACTACAGTGAATTTAAGTGCACAGCACTTTTACGGAAGGCTCACGCTCCTTAGCTCAATCCAGTTTTCCATATCTCTTTATGCAATGCTGGACAGTCTTCTCCTTGCTGCTAGCTGGCTGTTAGCTTGCTGCTAGCTTGCTGCTAGCTTGCTGCTAGCTTGCTGCTAGCTTGCTGCTAGCTTGCTGCTAGCTTGCTGCTAGCTTGCTGTTAGCTTGCTGTTAGCTTGCTGTTAGCTTGCTGTTAGCTTGCTGTTAGCTTGCTGTTAGCTTGCTGTTAGCTTGCTGGCATAGCCTTACTGTTGAAGTCTTAATCAGCGGTTCTCAGGTCTCATGACCCAGAGCAATACTAGTACCCATTCTACCCTTTAAATCAGGTAAATGCAATTAACTACCTTGTAGAAAACTAGCTGTATTCCAGGTACTTACTGTTGGTAGCTGAGGGAACTAGCATCTCCTCCAGGTGAATCTGGATGTTGGCCAGGTCGTCTGAAGTGAACCTCCACTTCTTTTCGGCTGGCAGGAGTAACTGTCTGGGAGTGGAGCGTTTCCTGCCGGCTGTCGTGGTGGGAGACGGGAGGCACGACACCGGGATGGAGCCTGTTGTCATCCCTTCAGGAAACTTCTGAGCAATCACTTTTAGTCCTGGAGGTGAAAAAGAGAGgcgagatagagacagaaagataggaAAGAAAAGTTTAGAAAATGCtttatgataataataataataataataataaagaatttGCTACTTTCTAACTAATGCTTACCCAATACACCCCCAAAAACATACCTCCGGAGAGCATGAAGAGGTTCTCGAAGCCGCGCTCACACATAGTGGTGGCTGCCTGGGCTGCAATCCTCTCATCTTCATCATAGACTATAATGATTTTACCAGGCATGTTTTTCTACACAGGGTCATGGTTAAGGGATTCAAAGTACAACGGTTTGGCTGAGAAATATGTGGATTTTTTACTAGTGTGTATAGCCCTAGTTCAGATTTTCTGGTAAGGGATGCAATGAATTGACATTATGAGGGTGTTTCTTTTGGTGGAAGGATACATAATCCAGCACTTCCTTGGTGTATGGATTCATCGTTCGTGAGAGGGTTGCAATAGGGTAACTGTATGCTATGGAGAAAATAGAGATTTCACAATATGCACGGTAATTAGGAGGAAGCCCTTTCCTGGCTACATAATGGATGGACAGTTTCTTCTCCAGAAATAATCTGGATAGGAGTACCTTTAGACCATCTCAAAATATTAAACACTGTTATTGGTCCCAGACAACAACTGGCTCAGCTCTTTTATTAGATGTAATTGGCTTTGATCCTTTGATTGATTAGAGATTACCCAGCTGCTAATGACATTTAGTACAACCGTATTCATTTTGATGTCAACTAAAAAACAGCAAATGGAAGGACTGAAAAATCTGGCCAATGATTCAGTATTCCAGTTTCAGGTAATGGAAAAACCTCCCTGAGATATTAGATCAGGATCATCCAGTTAGCATAATTTGGGTTTCATAACTTCTAGGAGTCATTGCTCTGGTCATTATATTCTGGCCCAGTGTACATCCATGTGAAACAGTaagtaaatttttttgtttacatatttggatACATTGATATCTGAGCTACATTCCAACCAGATTCATTAACACACTTTGAAACCATTCATGCAATTACATTAACAGAAACTGAACATCATTACTTGGAAAAGGTTAGCATGCCAATACCTTCATCTTCaaataaaatggctaaaattagaatcaggtgcaccaaaacagatgcAAATGATTAGAACATCATTAGAGAGTAATTTGGGAGGGCCCAGCCTcccataaatattagcaacttggtctggtttggtcgtAAGCATATTGTGCTAACACATCATGTCGATATCAAACAACCTTTCCAAGGCCCAAAGCCCAGGCCTCTCTTGCCTCAAACAATGAAGTGCTTGAgtaaactgtcagaaagaaaCTGCACAAACTTGTCCTACataggtcaggaaggaagaagcttCTGCTCGCAAAAAATAGTCACAAATCTCAACTCTATATGtgtacaaaaaaataagaataataaaagaataatacaactttccagggggtgtattTCACTTTTCTTGACTGTAATTGCAATCTGACATTATAAAATCCTGATAATTGGATTGTTTTCATATGGTCAGTGTTACAACACATCTACAAAGCCCTTGGTGGTGGGGTCAAAATCAGAATAAATAGTTCTATGTTCAGAATTGTATTTCTATGGTTCCACATACCACTGATTATGTGACACTGGTCATACTGCTCTCTGTCCCTGACGTCCAGCAGCAGGTAGGGGCATTCTGGGTAGGGGCATTCTGGGTAGGGGCATTCTGGGAGGCAAGGGTTGGTGACGGGCGTCAATGTCACATTCTTTCGTCCGTTCTTATTCAGGTCCAGTTCTCCCACGCCACTTATTACACTGTGGAGATGACAGCGCTAATTAGAGGGAAGCTACTCTCACTTACCCAGAAGTCTAATTAGTGGAAGTTTCTCACTTCCTGTTTAACTCCTGGATGGAGTCAGCTGTGCTCCCGGTTTTAATTCTGGGATACATAATTGTGTGAGAGTCTAGAGCTCAGCACACTAAAAATCACAACGGTCACTTTACGTGTAGTTTTCTGTTCGGCCCGCCACCCACACCCAAACAATCTGCCACCCGGTGAAGGTGATAAACTGCCTCCTGAGGAGATCGAGTTACAGCCTTATG is a window of Esox lucius isolate fEsoLuc1 chromosome 19, fEsoLuc1.pri, whole genome shotgun sequence DNA encoding:
- the cep41 gene encoding centrosomal protein of 41 kDa, whose product is MFGKMSSNRTIGNIEYMKKRIPQNPKYQHVRTRLDTGCSLTKYMERLEEIKTNYRYRKDELFKRLKVTTFAQLVIQVASVSDLNESVREDETPRLEDNLSGFSEADAEHPSQQTNDYLLTSPTPPPFIDNDVGDAGHTPRSTLQSVISGVGELDLNKNGRKNVTLTPVTNPCLPECPYPECPYPECPYLLLDVRDREQYDQCHIISAYSYPIATLSRTMNPYTKEVLDYKNMPGKIIIVYDEDERIAAQAATTMCERGFENLFMLSGGLKVIAQKFPEGMTTGSIPVSCLPSPTTTAGRKRSTPRQLLLPAEKKWRFTSDDLANIQIHLEEMLVPSATNSRLSSRSSAGSAQSKSSSARSVRASSLAGSEPARSQSSRPWK